From a single Miscanthus floridulus cultivar M001 chromosome 8, ASM1932011v1, whole genome shotgun sequence genomic region:
- the LOC136472782 gene encoding anthranilate O-methyltransferase 2-like: MKVERDLHMSRGDGEDSYASNSRLQEKSILKTRPVLHKAVAAAHASSLSSSGGAMVVADLGCSSGPNTLLVVSEVLGAVADRREDLAMAAAGCSQPPATHVQFFLNDLPGNDFNLVFQSLELFKKLAVKDKGDALPPYYVAGLPGSFYTRLFPDRCVHLFHSSYCLMWRSKVPDELAGGAVLNEGNMYIWETTPPAVVALYRRQFQEDFSLFLRLRHRELVSGGQMLLAFIGRKNKDVLRGEVSYMWGLLGQALQSLVKEGRVEKEKLDSFNLPFYAPSVDEVRDVIRQSQAFDVTHIQLFESNWDPHDDTEDDGDLVLDGVQSGVNVAKSIRAVIGPLIAHHFGEHVLDDLFELYAKNVAVHLQKVKTKYPVIVVSLKAISCATKNQASDMYYSGFKQGQFM, translated from the exons ATGAAGGTAGAGCGCGACCTCCACATGAGCCGGGGCGACGGCGAGGACAGCTACGCCTCCAACTCCAGGCTTCAG GAGAAGTCCATACTGAAGACGAGGCCGGTGCTACacaaggccgtggcggcggcgcaCGCGTCGTCGCTCTCCTCCAGCGGCGGTGCCATGGTCGTCGCGGACCTCGGCTGCTCGTCGGGGCCCAACACGCTGCTCGTCGTCTCCGAGGTGCTCGGAGCGGTCGCCGACCGCCGAGAGGATCTGGCGATGGCCGCCGCCGGCTGCAGCCAGCCCCCGGCGACGCACGTGCAGTTCTTCCTGAACGACCTGCCCGGGAACGACTTCAACCTCGTGTTCCAGTCGCTGGAGCTGTTCAAGAAGCTGGCCGTCAAGGACAAGGGGGACGCGCTGCCGCCGTACTACGTCGCCGGGCTGCCAGGCTCCTTCTACACCCGGCTGTTCCCGGACCGCTGCGTGCATCTCTTCCACTCCTCCTACTGCCTCATGTGGCGCTCCAAGGTCCCCGACGAGCTCGCGGGAGGCGCCGTCCTCAACGAGGGCAACATGTACATCTGGGAGACCACGCCgccggcggtggtggcgctgTACCGGAGGCAGTTCCAGGAGGACTTCTCGCTGTTCCTCAGGCTGCGCCACAGGGAGCTCGTGTCCGGTGGCCAGATGTTGCTGGCGTTCATCGGCAGGAAGAACAAGGACGTGCTCCGTGGCGAGGTCAGCTACATGTGGGGCCTCCTCGGGCAGGCTCTTCAGTCCCTCGTCAAAGAG GGCCGTGTGGAGAAGGAGAAACTGGACTCCTTCAACCTGCCGTTCTACGCCCCGTCTGTGGACGAAGTGAGGGACGTGATTAGGCAGAGCCAGGCATTCGACGTCACCCACATCCAGCTCTTTGAGTCCAATTGGGATCCGCACGACGATACGGAGGACGACGGCGACCTCGTGCTCGATGGCGTCCAGAGCGGCGTCAACGTCGCTAAGTCCATCAGGGCCGTGATCGGGCCCCTCATCGCGCACCACTTCGGCGAGCACGTACTCGACGATCTCTTCGAGCTGTATGCCAAGAACGTCGCAGTGCACCTCCAGAAAGTGAAGACCAAGTACCCTGTCATCGTCGTTTCCCTGAAGGCGATTAGTTGTGCAACAAAGAACCAAGCCAGTGACATGTATTATTCAGGTTTCAAGCAAGGCCAGTTTATGTAG